A region of the Methylobacterium nodulans ORS 2060 genome:
CTCTCCGTCGAGGGTGATGCGGCCGGACAGGCGCTGGCCGGAGGTGGCAAGCAGCGTGTTGGCGAGCGCCGCATCGAGGCTGCCGCGGGCCGAGAGCGCGAGCGCGCCGCCGGTCTCCACCGGCACCGAGCCGCCCAGGGTGAGCTGCATCCCGCGCCCCGCCGTGATCGTGCCGTCGAGGCCGGCCCGCCCGTCGCGGATCGGGCCCTGAACGCGCGCGTCGATGGGCGGCAGGCCGGCCGAGCGGGTCTCGGGCGTCACCAGGCGTGCGACCCGCAGGCTGTAGCGCCCCTCCGGGCTCGCCCGGGGCCCGGCGAGCGCCGCCTCTCCGTCGAGGGTCCCGGCGAGCGAGAGGCGCGGATCGGCGAGCCGCGCCAGCGAGAGCGGCACCCCCGCGAGGGCGAGCCGCAGGTCGAGCCGCGAGCCCAGGCGCCCGTCGAGGCTCGCGCGGCCCGGCCCCGCCGCGACGGCGAGGCGCTCCACCACGAGGTCCTGCCCATCGAGGGCGAGGGTCGCGGGTCCCGCCAGCGCGAGGCGGTCGGCGCCGCGCACGGCCGCGAACCGGGCGAGGTCGAGCCGGGGCTTCGCGCCCGCCACCAGCCGCCCGGCGCCGTCGAGGGAAAAACCCCGGGCGCGGGCCTGCAGGGTCAGGTCGCTCGCATCCCCGGCGGGCACGGCCTCGAAGCGGAGGCTGTCGATGGTCTCGCCCGCGGCCAGGAGCCGGTCGGCATTGAGCCGGCCCTGGAGGCGGGGCGCGGCGGCGAGGTCGGAGCCAGCGAGATCGGCGTCGAGCCGCGCCAGCGCGAGGCCGGCGCCGCGCAGGCCCTCTCCGGTCGCCCGGATCCGCGCGCCCTGCTTGCCCTCCCGCCGGTCGAGCGCGATGGCGGCGTCGAGCCGGCCGGCGAGCCGCGTGAGGGCCAGCGCCGAGAGGTCGTCGAGGTTGCCCGCCTGCAGTGACAGGTCGGCCTCGGCGAGGCCGCTCTCCGCCGCGATCGCGGCGCTGCCCTGCAGCGCCACCGAGCCGAGCCCGAAGGCCAGCCGGTCGAGGACCCAGTCGCCGCGCCGGCGGGCGAGGTGGGCCTCGCCGGTGAGGGACTTGCCGTCGACCCGGCCGGCGAGGCTTAAGGTGCCATTGAGATGCCCGGTCACGTCGCGCAGCATCGCCTCGGCTGCGAGGTCGCGCAGGGGGCGGCCGAGGGCCTTGGCGTCGGGCGCGGCGAGCGCGAGCGCGAGGTCCGGGCGCTCCAGGGAGCCCGTGAGGGTGGCGGTCAGGCCCGCGCGCCCGGCGAGGTCGGGATCGAGGGTGGCGAGATCCGACAGGTCGAGGCGTGCGGAGAGATCGGCCTGGGCCAGGGTGGCGCGGCCCTGCGCGCTCCCGGTCACGGCCGTGCCGGTGAAGCGGGCGCGCTCCACCGCGTAGCCGTCCGGCAGGCGGGTCAGCCGCCCGGTAAAGCGCGGCGTGGGGCCGAGCGTGCGGTCGAGGGCGGGGGTGCCGAGGGCGAGGCGTTCGCCCGCCGCCTCGACCTCGGCCGAGACGCCGGTCCGGGTGGGATCGCCGGCGAGCAGTGCCGAGGCGGTGAGGCGCCCGGCCAGAGGCCGGCCCGCCAGGAGCGAGAAGGCCGAGAGGTCCCGCAGCTCCGCCCGCAGGGTGCCGGCCACCTCGCTGCGGCCGAGGCGGCCGGCATAGCGCAGGCCCGCCTGCGGCGCCTCGAGGGTGAGCTCGGAGAGATCGGCGACGCCGTCCGGGCGGAGTTCTCCGCGTAAGGTGAAGCGCGCTTGCGCCCCGATGGCGCGCCGCAGGGCCGGATCGGCGAGGTGCAGCCCCTCGACCGCCGCATCGGCGGCGAGGCGGAAGGGCTGGCCCTCAGGGGCCCCCTGGCCCCCCGGGGTTTTCGGCAGCGGCTCGGCCGAGAGGTCGGCGCTGATCCGGGCGAGCCGGCTGTCGGCGGTGCGCAGGCCCGCCGCCCGCAGCCGCCCCTGCATTCGGGGCGCGGCGAGGGGGCCGGTGATGCTGCCGTCGAAGGTGAGCGCCTCGATCTCGCCCGCGCCCGCGCGGGTGACGCCGCCCTCGGTCGGCAGGGCCCGGGCCGCGACCGTCAGGTCGAGGGTCCGGGCCGCGTCGAGGCCGCCCGCGAGGGTGAGCCGCGCCGTGCGCGAGGTCAGGTCGAAGCGTTCGAACCGGTAGGAGCCGTCGTCGCCGAAGCGCAGCGATCCGTCGAGGCGGGTCGTGCCGGCGAAGACCGCCGCAGCGGGGCCCGGCACGAGGCCCTCGATCCGCGAGGCGAGATCGAGGCTCATGCGCCGCTCCCGCGCCACCCGGTCGATGCGCGCCTTGCCCTCGGCGCCGATATCGTCGCCAGCCCGGAAGGCGAGGCTCGCCGCGAAGGCGTCGAGGGGGCCGCGCCCGTCGAGGTCGAGGGTGACGGGCGGCAGGCCCGGCAGGTTCGCGGCCCGCGCGACGAGGCCGCCCTCGGGCTCGTCATGGGCGAGCTTCA
Encoded here:
- a CDS encoding translocation/assembly module TamB domain-containing protein, with the translated sequence MTDGVKERAAFPGKAIHTAGSAAGSAENPSPVRERGRGEGPQASARKLNRAAVSTTLSDSWREGPGPSRAIFDRLPLSRTGEGFPRCPRLSRSRAAQAAAALALLLFGLVWLGHTAASVAAEGETTMLGSLLSRALSTPASRVSIGAVDGALSSDATIRDVSIADREGVWLRLDRARLIWRRTALLSRRLEIDRLEIGRLELLRRPLPNPVATTSTDDPILPELPVKVEVKAFALDELALGEAVLGQAARLAGAGQAKLGDPSEGLDLSLGIRRLDRPGNATLKLAYVPEGQRLELKLAHDEPEGGLVARAANLPGLPPVTLDLDGRGPLDAFAASLAFRAGDDIGAEGKARIDRVARERRMSLDLASRIEGLVPGPAAAVFAGTTRLDGSLRFGDDGSYRFERFDLTSRTARLTLAGGLDAARTLDLTVAARALPTEGGVTRAGAGEIEALTFDGSITGPLAAPRMQGRLRAAGLRTADSRLARISADLSAEPLPKTPGGQGAPEGQPFRLAADAAVEGLHLADPALRRAIGAQARFTLRGELRPDGVADLSELTLEAPQAGLRYAGRLGRSEVAGTLRAELRDLSAFSLLAGRPLAGRLTASALLAGDPTRTGVSAEVEAAGERLALGTPALDRTLGPTPRFTGRLTRLPDGYAVERARFTGTAVTGSAQGRATLAQADLSARLDLSDLATLDPDLAGRAGLTATLTGSLERPDLALALAAPDAKALGRPLRDLAAEAMLRDVTGHLNGTLSLAGRVDGKSLTGEAHLARRRGDWVLDRLAFGLGSVALQGSAAIAAESGLAEADLSLQAGNLDDLSALALTRLAGRLDAAIALDRREGKQGARIRATGEGLRGAGLALARLDADLAGSDLAAAPRLQGRLNADRLLAAGETIDSLRFEAVPAGDASDLTLQARARGFSLDGAGRLVAGAKPRLDLARFAAVRGADRLALAGPATLALDGQDLVVERLAVAAGPGRASLDGRLGSRLDLRLALAGVPLSLARLADPRLSLAGTLDGEAALAGPRASPEGRYSLRVARLVTPETRSAGLPPIDARVQGPIRDGRAGLDGTITAGRGMQLTLGGSVPVETGGALALSARGSLDAALANTLLATSGQRLSGRITLDGEVTGPVAAPRVGGSATLAGGSFTDPLQGIRLTDIQGRVSGRGDTLVIERLTAATRNGGTLRAEGRVAVAPAQGFPGSLTIRADRAELVSSPLMTAVTGLDLALSGPLARTPRISGRVDVVSLEVGIPDRLPATVQPLPGIRHVNVPEADRRRLAARTRQQAKAGRKAAPFDATLDITVNAPGRIVVRGRGVDAELGGALRLTGSSRAPVAQGGFAMRRGRIQIVGQRLDFNRGRVSFAGDLTAPDLDFEAQTQAGDVTARIAVNGPADRPAFVLNSEPPLPQDEVLSRLLFKKASGGLSPFQALQLAQGVAQLSGGAGGPDVFESARKGLGLDSLDVQAGAKGGAAVGLSRALGDRLSVGARAGTRPEDSAATITYDVTGRIKVQGEAGADGRTAIGVGAEWEY